The window TGTTTCTGTACCAGACTTTTGATGCCGTAGATGGCATGCAAGCGTAGGTATTTCTCCTTTGCGTTACTGGGAAGGGTGCTGAAAGATGTATGTTGCAGGCGAAGGACGAGGCAGAGTGGTCCATTGGGCGAGCTCTTTGATCACAGTATGCTTGCTCCTCTGCCAACCATCCCATGGGCTTGAATTGACTGGATTGTTTAGGTGTCGATGCATGCAATACCGGTCTGGGAGTGCTCATCTTTGCGGCTGCCATGAACTTTGGCCAATCTTGGGGAACCGTGTTGGCCCTGTTTGGATGTATGTCCATGTCCCTCCAATACCTCGTTTGGATGTCCGAACTAACAACCCTAGCAACTATGACCTTCTACGTCCAAACCTGGGATGAATACTACACCCAAGTCCTAACACTGGGGATCATCTCCGGCCCCGTCGAGGGCGTGTTAACCCTCTGCACCGTCTATGCTATCACGGCCTACATGGGCGCCGGCAGCTTCTGGCACCAGCCCGCGCTGGAGTTTATGGGGCTCTCCAAGCCTGCATTCATGACCGACCAGATCTACAAGCTACACTTCACTCAGTGGTACATCGTGTACGGCGCATTcgtgctcttcttcgccacGGGCTCGAGCATCTGGAACGTCATGCAGGTGCGTCGTCAGCGCGGCCTCGATCCATTCGAGCCGCTGTATGGCCTGCTTCCGATGGTCGTCATCTGGACGCTCGTCCCCGCGTACCTGTACCTGCAGCCGGCTGTTCTGGAGACACAGCTCGTGCCCTTTGGGCTGTATGTGGGACTGGTGAATGCCTACGCTGTCGGGAGGATGATTGTGGGCCATCTGGTGCAGTCGGGCTTTCCATATCATAACGTGCTGCTGTACCCGCTGGCTCTCGGGGTGGTGGACAGCGCGGGACCCCGGTTGGGGCTGTGGTCTACCCCCGTGCTCGGGGATGGCATCGGGCAGGTTTACTTCGTGGCTGGATGTTTGGGTTTGGCGGTCGGTGTTTATGGGAGCTTCGTGGTAAGCTCTATTCTGTTCTGtctgttctttttttggaGGAAGATGCTAATTGATTTTCTCTAGTTTGACgtcatcaccaccatctgCGACTACCTCGACATCTGGTGCCTGACTATCAAGTACCCGTATGTCGAGGAGACGCAGTCGCGGAATGGCAATGCGGAAACGGCGTccaagaagatgaagtgAGAAGGTGGTAGTTATAAGTGGGTGAGTAAGTTCAACCTCGATCATCCACGACTGTGGGAGAGTGAGCGATGTGTTGGCTCCCGAAGATTTCAAGTACATAGTAGCACTTTAATTTCAACACAAACCGGATAATTGCACAATAGAAGACGTTCTTACATGGTACCATAAAGCACTAACCATACTTGTTGATGATATTGAGGAAATGGTCACGTGCTATGACTAAGCGCACCAAAGCGGTCACGCAAGCGAGGGCACAAACCCCAAACGGGCCAAGAGCCAAATCAACCACTCTATCCCTTCACTTCTCTTCCCCGACCAACCCTCTCTCaacaccaaggccatcgccatcagcGCCATTCATCAACTCCTTCGCTGATCTCACTCGCCAAGATGGTAAGTCTCTGCCACTCGTGTGCTTTTGTGTGATGGACCATACGGGATTTTCGACGATTTTCGATGATTCTCGAAATTTTCTTCTCGGGGGTGATGGAGGAGACCCCCCCGAATCCCCCGAATCCCCCGAATCAAGATTCCCATCGCCCATCACGCAGAATTTGAGGGTTCAGTGACAATTTTCTAActcgttttcttcttttgacAGGTTCTCGCGGTCGACCTCCTCAACCCTACGCCTCAGGCCGAGGCCCGTAAGCACAAGCTGAAGGTATGAGCCTTCCCAATACCACCTACCACCTACCGTCCACTGTCTACCTCCCCTGGCAACGCCTGTCATCTCTTTGAAACACACAACAACGAAATAAAAGAACGGACACTAACATATCCTCCCTTCAGGCTCTCGTGCCCGCTCCCCGCTCCTTCTTCATGGACGTCAAGTGCCCCGGCTgcttcaccatcaccaccgtctTCTCCCACGCCCAGACCGTCGTCATCTGTGCCGGCTGCTCGACCGTGCTTTGCCAGCCCACCGGTGGCAAGGCCCGTCTGACCGAGGGCTGCTCGTTCCGCCGGAAGTAGACGCCTCGCCTCGCTCGTTGCGTTTTACTATGATTGACGTTTAAGAAAAActtgtttcttctgttttttttAAAggcatggatgagatggagaagttTTTGCTTGTTTGAAGGATGGGGATGAAAATACCAGCCAGCAAAACCAACCGGGTGTTTCCTGTTTTTTTGAattgaaggaggaaggaagggagtCAGCCTACTActttttttccatttcgaGGAAGCAGTCATTCGGTTCAGCAGCGGGGGTTTTCGATCGCGGAAGCCCTCAAAATGTTACATACCATATATCTCTCTACCTACCAATTCCAACCACGGGATTATCTCTCTTAATCTTTTCCTTGCATTTCAAGGTCGATGGGGTTGGCAGGGATGATGGGAGTGTAGTGATGTATCGATGGCTTCAATTGTCTGGATACAATCATGACTAGTGTCTTGTCTCCTCACTGATACTCTTTCGTCAGGCTCTTGCTCATGCTTTCTAGTTTTGTCCTCTTTGATTATGCGTATGTTTTACGGGTGAACAGGTAGAAGATGGAATGCAATGACTGGCAACAAAAACAACCCCTCAGAAAGCATGCTGCGTCCATCTGCCTCAGGAAGTTCCGGATACCTGACCCAAAAGTTATTTTATGTGTTTAGTTCTTGCGTTGGCTTTTACATGTATATCCTTTCTGATCTCGAACTGTGTTTTTGTCAACTACATATTGTATTGTGCAATAGGTATCAGTCTGCAATCCTTCTTGTAGTGTTTGTGCCTAGTAGTTCTTCTGTGAATAGTTCGACATCCATATACCCAGGTCATACCTAGTACCCATATTGCCCATCTGCCCCAAAGAAATACACTAGTCCAAGTATCCTAGCACCACCCTCACCCCAACCCAGCCATGCGACAGTGATCCTCTCGCACCCGCCCCACCCGCACGGCCATCATTCCCCACCGAGGGCCCAGTCGGATTGGTCACTCAGGCACCGTCCGAGGTAGATGACATCAATTTCTTTCGATCGTGTTCTCTATAGATCTGCTGTATTCCAGTTGGGGGTGGAATGATGTATGATGTAGGATGTTGGATGGGCTGGCGTGGTCTGGGTTAGAGGGGTCCCCCTCCTAGTAGTCCGGTCTCTAAGGTTGGGGTTATTATTGACAGGTATAAGGGTGGTTCATATTTATCATTGGTGGATTTGTGGTGTTTATTGAAGATTATGTTGAATGGATGGTGCATGGACTATATAGAGAAGACCGAGTTGGAGGAAGGATATACAAGTTATGCGCTTGATTGATATTGCTTTTCTGGGTATAGTACCAAACGAAAGACTGGTGGTTCAATTAAGTGTAGAGCAGATTTAAATCCAGTCCTATCTCGTAttccagctggaagagaaccAACCTAGATCCAAAATGAGGGTAGAAAGGGAACTAAAAATAAATAggggggaagaagatggggagGGGACACAAGGACCGTCTGTCTGCCTTCCCTTCAACGTATCGCACCGCATTACTATCTATCAAATCCGAAGCAAACCCGACTCTCAGGTCTCCGTCAAAGCCCCTGCCTTGCTCTTGATATCCGACCCAACGTCAACGGGATTGGCCGGGTCGCTGCCCGTCATGAGGGCCAGCTTGCCGGTGGTATCATTGATCAACAGATTAGCAAACTGGTTACGGCCGACAACCTCCTGCACGGCATCGCGCGCGGCCTGGTCGCCCGAGGCAAGTTTGTCGGCGTCAATCCCCTGCAGCATGCGGTGGGTGTTGCGGATAAAGTCTAGCAGAAAGTAGAGCGTGGGGTGTGTGTTCGGGGGTTGGATCTGGGGGTGGGCTTCGAAGGCACTGTCGGTGTTGGAGGATCGTGTTAGTTATGTAGGCCTTTTTGATTAAATGGCATTTGCGAAGCGAGTCAAAGAGTCAAAGTCCAgaagggtggtggtgctggtcaAGCAACATTCATAACCAGTGGTTGCGACATGCGAACGAAGAATAACATACTCGATCAGCTCCTTCATCTGGCCATCGATCTTTTCGATATTGACGCTCAGTTGCTCGGTGCTCATGGCTGCGATGCTGGGGTTCCAAGTCCGGCTGTTTGTTGTCAGTGAGAGAAAGCAGTAACTTAGTGGCGGCGCCGCGCTACTATGTAATCTGGTCGTTATCGCTTATCGCccggcattcttcttccttctccaacgcATCTCGATGTGCGCCGCCCGGTTATTCTCCGTCGCGAGCCATCTGCAAACGATGGCGCCCAGTGCCCAACCCTCCTCGGCACGGCAGCCACTGAAGCTACTCATGCTTCATGGCTACACGCAGTCCGGCCCGCTCTTCCACGCTAAATCCCGCGCCCTGGTCAAGCACATCCAGAAAGCCTTCCCCACGCACGACGTCAATGCCGTCTACCCAACGGGACCCCTGCGTCTCGACCCAGCCGATATCCCCGGCCACGACCCATCCAGCAACaaagcggaagaagacagGATCGAGGCGTACGGCTGGTGGCGCCGGTCGAACACGGCCGATCCCCCGCTGTACcaggggatggaggagggtcTCGCCGCCGTGGCGAAGGTCCTGTCTGAAGAAGGCCCCTTCGACGGCGTGATCGGGTTCTCGCAGGGCGCGGCGATGGCGGGCATGGTGGTCGCGTTGCTGGAGCCCGGGCGGAAGGAGGCCTTTGCGCATTTTGCGGCGGACCAGGGGCTGGGGATGCCTTTTCCCGAATCCTTCGACCCCAACACCCTGCAGCACCCGCCGGTCAAGTTCGCGCTGTGCTATAGTGGGTTCCGGGCGCCGGGGGATCGATACCGGGGGTTCTATGAGCGTCCGCCTATCTTAACCCCGATTCTGCATGTGCTGGGTTCGTTAGATGCTGTTGTAGAGGAGAGTCGCAGTCGCGCGTTGGTTGATGCCTGCTCTGGGGATCCGGAGAAGGATGGGCGCGTTGTGTGGCATCCTGGTGGTCATTTCTTGCCCAGTCAGCGGCCATATCTGGATGCGGCGGTGCGGTTTATtcgggaggagctggaccGGAGTACGGGTAGTGCGGACAAGAAGaatgaggaggaggatgtgaaTGACATGGATGTGCCGTTTTAGACTAGACAGAGACTGGCCAGTATATACTAGATCCATACCCAATTCTTGTGTTTCTACAATCGCTAGCTCCATACCGTCTTCGTAGATACGGGGAATCTGCTTTTCAATGGAGGTGGAAATGCATAGTATAACTTCTTTGCCCAGTTCCCGGCGCCTCTTTGGATCTTATCCATAATTTAATCACTATAGTGGGAATATATTAATCGGACAATCAGTTTATTTCATGGGGTCTACCAGTGAATTATATTACACGTAGTGGCGTCCTCCCCAGCCTCCTCCAAATCAACGggccttggtcttctcgcGAGTCGGCAGGATGCgagccatcatctcctccttggtgatcAAATGATCAATGCGCTCCAGAAGGCCCAGCAGGCTCTTCATGTCACTGCTCCACCCGTTGAGAACATCGTCCGCATCGCTCGGTTTGGCAAAGTTGACCAGCCGCGCCGGCCGGTCGATCTTCGCGTAGATGGTCTTCGAGGTCACCAGCTCGCTGATGTacttctccgtctcctcctcggtcagGTCCAGCAGCTGGGTCAACCGGCCCATCTGGATACGGGTGTAGTATTTGGCCACCACGCGGACGTTATGCTCAATCACGCGCTTCCGCAGATCCTGCCATCTCCGGTGCGCGTCATTCTCGGCGGACTGCTTCGCCTCGGCATCGAAAACGTCGGTGCTGCAAAGGTGCGGGCCGAACTGCTCTGCCACCATGGGCCAGCGCATCAGTTCGGGGACGGTGAACAGCTTCACCAGTCGCGCTTCCACGGGTACCTGGGACAGGCGCGAGTCTTGCTGGATCCGGTGCAGGAGGTCTGACTGCTCATTGTCGTACGGAGACAGAACGATATAATACACGACGCGGGCCAGAGCCTTATTACCGAGTCAGCCATAGCTTTTGAATAGTCTGGGAATCAAAACTTACCGCACGCAGCTGCTCCGGCTTGTTCTCTACCGCCTCTGTGTCCAGGACTTCTCGGTAGTTCTTGCAGACCTCGAGGTACTTGTAGTCATGGTTGGCCAGAGTAATCTGCTGGTCGTAGTAGCGGAGCTTGAGATCCGtgacatcgtcatccaccTCCATGGGCGGTTCGTCCGGTCCGCGGGTCTTCTCTcgctcctccgcctctttcttgagcttctcaatCTGCTCGGGGGTCTTCTTCTGTTTGCGAGAGAAATACCGCTTGTTGACCTTGCGGCTGAGAATCTGGGCCTGTGTCCAATCGCCACGCTCGATGCACAGGGCGACTTGCTCCAAGATGAATTCGGTCTTCTCCCGTCGCGACATCGACCCGAAAGTCTCCACTTGCAACTCACACAGGATATCTGCCGCTGAGTTGAGATCGCCTTGGGTTTTCTTGATATTCGAAAGGATGCGTGTGACGCGGGCTCGCTCTACCTCGACAAAGATCTGGACAGAGTTAGCATCATCCATGTTAGACTGACACGACCAAAACCAACCTTTCCCTCCGTCACCGTCCGCAGGGTCTCGATCACAGTCAACTTCACGTCTATGTTCGGCGTCTCATCCAGGAATCCCATCACCGCCTGCACCATCTTCGTTGTTGCCTGCTTGAGTTGGGCATGTTTCTTGGAGAGAAGGAGCACTTGATCGTTGAGGAGGCTCCAATCGCCGGATTCCTTGCTGATGGTGACGATGGCAATCAAGAGTCGCGAGGTCGTGGCCAGATCGGAGGCCTGTAATAATTCGAATGGTCAGCTTTGCATCGTCCGCGAGGTGTCGGTATTCGTACCTGTCGTGTTtgcttctccagcgccaacAGCTTATCGATGGCACCCTGAACATCGGTCTAGAAAATCATCGAGTCAGTATACCGAGCCGAGTCGAATGAATCGCATGACCTCACCTTTGCCAGAGCCTCTGCCTCGGGGATCAGCTTATCCGCATCCTTGGTGAAGTCCTTGTCGGCCTTCTTAATGGTGCCGTCCGACATGATGGCAAGTGCGGAGGGGACGGTTCaatggtggtggagatggaatGGAAGTGTTGTCTGTGACGGAGCTCTGGTGAATGGCCGCCCTGGTTGAGCTGGAGCTCCGGGTCATGTGATATGTGCCTCAGGCAGACTTTTGTGTGTGTCTTCCACATACATGTAGGTAGACCTGGGTGCTCCTCAACTACTATTGTATTCTAGTTATTGTTATTGCCAGAGAATTAGTGATATTTCTGCATCGATTCTTTATTCAGATATTGGAGCAGTGTAGATTGTTTATCTCGATCCAATGTTCTATGGTCATAGGCACTCTGCATCCTGAATTAATATTCTCCTTGACCATTCTTGGATCTTCCATCACCCTACAACTGAGTACAGCCAAGCTATGATCCTGCTGGACGTCCCTACGCGTACCTAATAGTCTTGTTTCTGTTCCTGAATGCCTGCCAGACTGCTGACATAATCTCAAATCACGCCATTCCGCCGTAACTGCTTTGAGCGATGAAGAAGTATAGAGATTTCTCGATATCGCACACGCATCACTCTGAGAACCACAGCCGTTCGAGTCCAGGCTGTACATCACCGGCAATATTTAGCTCTTAGCACGACTCTCTGGACATCCGACATTCTCGGTTCCATCAGGCCCGTCAGGACCCTTATCACGACGGATCCGTTATCGCCGATCACGACGACCCGATTCCCGTCTTTTTTCTCCGCGGAGTCGAATTGCCAGTCAGACCAGTGAGCAGttcctttctgtcttggCCCATCTGCGCCGCGGCAGACACAAAAACTGGCTTGAGCTCTTCGAATCCCCGACGTGTTCTGTCTGTGCTACACTGCACGGCCGGAAACGTCCCGATAGAAACCTCTCACGATGAAAGACGCCTCAAACGACACGGCGCAGTTTGCGCCCTTGATGGCAGCATGGAACACTGAGAATCAAGTGCATTTGATCGTGGGCGCCAATCCTCTTGCAGCCGCTCGGTGTGCGAAGAGCCTTGAGGCTGGCGCGAAACCCATCGTCATTGCGCCGGAGACGGTGGATATGCACTTCACCCTGTCCGAACATATCTCTCGAGGCGCTGCGCAGTGGGTGCGTCGCGGTTTTcacgatgatgacttgacTAGTttgggaagagaggaagtCGATCAGGTGGTTGATGTGGTTTTTGTCACGCTGGGTAGCAACCATCCACTGAGTAAGTATTTCAGGCAAGTTGAGAAGAAACCCTGCTAACGCAAACCCCACCAGGCACACACATATCCAAGCTCTGCCACCGTCTTCGGATCCCGGTCAATGTATCAGATGCTCCGGAGCTGTGCTCGTTCACTTTACTCTCGACATACTCTGACGGGCCCCTTCATGTCGGGATTACAACATCCGGCCGTGGATGCAAACTTGCATCCCGATTACGGAGAGAGATTGCCGCTTTTCTACCTTCCAATCTGGGCGTTACTATCGACCGACTTGGTGCCGTACGCAGACGTCTCTGGGAAGAAGACAGCGCGGCTGGGCTTGGCGATGTGTCCTTtgaaggggatgaagatgattcAACGGGCCAGAAACATACGTTTAACACATTAGTCACGGAAGACGATGTTGCAGCAGCGAAGACAAGACGCATGCGCTGGTTATCGCAAATCTGCGAATACTGGCCGCTCCGGAAGCTTGTTTCCATCACCGACGCCGATATCGAGGCCATTCTCAAGGCCTACTCGTCTAGTCGGGACAATAACGTGAAAGACATCAACGGCATTGAAACACCATCCCGAAAAGGAAAGATTGTTCTCGCTGGCTCTGGGCCGGGGCACCCAGACCTACTCACCCGGGCTACATACCATGCAATCCAAAACGCAGATATCATTCTCGCGGACAAGCTTGTGCCCGCACCGGTTCTGGACTTGATCCCCCGCAGGACAAAGGTCCACATTGCGCGCAAGTTCCCAGGCAACGCGGATCAGGCGCAGGAGGAGTTCCTGCAGATGGGACTTGCAGCACTACAGGAAGGAAAGCAGGTTCTGCGACTCAAGCAGGGAGATCCGTATCTCTATGGGCGCGGAGCAGAAGAATTTGATTTCTTCCGGGGAGAAGGATACATCCCGACGGTGCTGCCGGGGATCACCAGCGCGATGAGCGCGTCTTTGTTCGCAGATATCCCCGCCACCCACCGTGGCGTATCCGATCAGGTTTTGGTCTGCACGGGAACGGGACGGAAAGGCGCTGCCCCGGATCCGCCGACTTACGTCCCCACCCAGACGGTAGTCTTCCTCATGGCTCTCCATCGGCTATCTGCTCTGGTGGAAGCTCTCACCACTTTATCTGGGGATGAGAGTAGTTCGAGCTCACGAACTCTCTGGCCCAAGGAGACGCCCTGCGCCATCGTCGAGCGAGCATCGTGCCCAGATCAAAGGGTGATCCGGTCCACCCTGGAGCATGTTTGTATGGCATTCGAGGCAGCAGGCTCGCGACCGCCTGGGTTGCTGGTTGTCGGGGCTAGCTGTCACGTTCTGCATGATCCTCAAGCCCAGAAATGGGTCATTGAGGAAGGGTTTCACGGACTCGATGATCTGCGCGGTGAGGCCGAGGCAGCGACGACGGCTGTGGGGGAGACTGAGTGAAGGGATTTATATTGGAGTTTTGAATTGTCTAGACGTGTATATAGAAAGATACCCATAATCAAGAACAATAATGAAGCATACGGTAGTTACTATGTAATCCTAAATATAGAGTGGACCGGCTTATCGATAACCTCCACCTCACCAACTTCCTTCCTCGCCAACCACCAGTCGACCATCAATCACCGTCATCATGTCCACCAGCAAGCCGAAAACCCCCTATTTTTCCAACGGACAGGCTCTGCAGAGGTAACacattcttctgcttcccTCAAAATCTTCTCTGCTAACGCCCACCGCAACACAGTCCTCCGCTCACCGTCCGGGCCTCCCGTTTCGCAGAGAGCGTTTACAACTTCCTCGGCCTCTATGTGGTCAGCTTCTTCTCTGTAAGTGTCTCTTTTATTTGTTCTGCTCTGTCGCGTCCATCATGTCATCACTATCTTCTATCCTTTTactcttcccttcccctctATTCTTTTCGAAGGTCTTCCCTTCACCCCCGTGCGAGCATGTCTTAGAGAACATAGGCTGATTGTTCCCCAAACCAGCTCGACCCCTACGCCGCCGCACAAAACTCACAGTTTAACATCCATCGCCCGCAAACTTCAGCGACACCGCGTTCCCGGTGGGGTGGTGGGAGCTCGGGCTCGAGTTCCTGGGGgcctggaggaggcggcggaggcggtggtggcggctCTGGGCCGGGCTCAGGACCCGGGAGACGTATTGGGCGCGTGGATGATGTTCGGGGACCGGAGTGTGGGAGCTGtcggtgaggaggatgggTGGTAGATTGTTTTCGAGTTTGATTCAGACGAGAGGCCGACAGGACCTACACAGAGTATTTCCCCGCGTATTTTCTGATAGTTGAATGCAAATGGatctgcttcttgttctttttgcAGTTGCAGTTCTAAATCTGGATGTAGATCTATATATCAAGTCAAAAGGTGGATCATATACATCTCTCAGTCCTGAACCACCCCAACTCTCCACATTaccttctctcttcttctacaCTGCTCTCTACTcccctctctttctctctctctcgtcGCCTTCATTGAATCAGGCGTTCGTCATAGTGATAGCCATGGCCCTCACGTGACGCTCTCCCCTCTTTCCTGGCCTCTCACTTTCATTTCACGTCAGGTCGACCGACTGAGAAACCTCTTATTCCCCAATACGCCATGGCTGAACCACCGGCCAACGATGCCGAGTGGGCGGCACAGATTAACCAGATGAAGGAGTGGCTCCCGGACAAGCCAGTCGCACATACAACCATCCCATTAAGCGTGCACCGCACAATCGACCACACGCTACTCAAGCTCCCAATCGAGCTCTCCCAAATCGACACTCTCTGCGCCGAAGCCCGCGAGCATGACTTTGCCACCGTCTGCGTGCGGCTGGAGCACGTCGCCCGCGCCGCAGAGAACCTCAAAGACACACCGGGCACGGAGGTAGCCTGCGTCGTGGGATTCCCAGAGGGCACGCACCGCACAGCGGACAAAGTGCGCGAGGCGACAGAGGCCGTGACGAACGGCGCCTCTGAGCTGGACATGGTGATCAATTACCCACTCATTCGGGAAGGGAAATATACGGCCGTCTGGGAGGACATCGTAGCGGTGCGCAAGGCCGCTCCGCGGCCGATACGCTTGAAGACGATCATCGAGGCTGGACAGCTGAGCAAGGACGAGCAAATAGCCGCTACCATAGTGTGCTGCCTGGCTGGCGCGGATTTCGTCAAGACCAGTACGGGCTTTagcggcggcggggccaGTGTTCAGAGTGTCACGCAGATGCGCATTGTCGCGGACTTGTGCGGCAGGGATTGCAAGGTCAAGGCGAGCGGCGGCGTGCGCACAGCCGAGGATTGTATACGCATGCTTAAGGCTGGGGCGGAGAGGATTGGCACGAGCGCTGGGGTTCAGATCATGACTGCCCTGAACGAGGGCGAAGTTCTCGAGCAAGGAGCCAGTCATGCGGTGTACTGAATTAGAGACGTCGGGAGATGCTGTCAGTCGTGGAGCgtgtttgtttcttcttgctAGTATTTCTTCCCATTATATCGCAGAATGCTACGGGAGCTACTAGCCATGTTGTTGTGTAAGAGAGAAGCCGAGATAATCCGGTATACGAGTGTATACTCCCGTTGGTTTTTCTAAGTGTTTCTCATGAATATGCCAATGACAATAACATCGAGGCCGTGATCTAAAAACCCGTTCTTTTCATGTGGCTATACTCGTGTACTGTTGTTCATCTACATATCCACAACTATATCCAAAGCACAACCCAGATCTATATATCTCCACAGCCACCCCACAATGGCATCAACAAATCCAACATCACAAACCACCAACACTACACCCACAAATATAAGAAATATCACTGCAGAGACATTCATGCGACCTACACCCCCAACACAATACCCGTTAATATACAGGTCTTTTCAGGTTGGACTGTTGCCATTGGCTGTGGCTAACTATGTGGATGAGTGGGTTGTGAGTGTGACCGATGTTACGGATCTGATGCGTGAGGTATCGGGGTGTGTTGACCGGGGGCAGTTGTTTACGCCGCTTATGTGTTTACCTGATGTGAGGGAGTATCTGTTGTCTGAGGAGCTGAGGGCTACAGTGCATGCTTCATCATTGTAGAT of the Penicillium psychrofluorescens genome assembly, chromosome: 1 genome contains:
- a CDS encoding uncharacterized protein (ID:PFLUO_000688-T1.cds;~source:funannotate), with product MVYVRQHHLPNLSKYRYAGVDHSLISRYILKPFYNKCVIGCFPMGMARRTRQSGPLGELFDHSVDACNTGLGVLIFAAAMNFGQSWGTVLALFGSTMTFYVQTWDEYYTQVLTLGIISGPVEGVLTLCTVYAITAYMGAGSFWHQPALEFMGLSKPAFMTDQIYKLHFTQWYIVYGAFVLFFATGSSIWNVMQVRRQRGLDPFEPLYGLLPMVVIWTLVPAYLYLQPAVLETQLVPFGLYVGLVNAYAVGRMIVGHLVQSGFPYHNVLLYPLALGVVDSAGPRLGLWSTPVLGDGIGQVYFVAGCLGLAVGVYGSFVFDVITTICDYLDIWCLTIKYPYVEETQSRNGNAETASKKMK
- a CDS encoding uncharacterized protein (ID:PFLUO_000689-T1.cds;~source:funannotate) translates to MVLAVDLLNPTPQAEARKHKLKALVPAPRSFFMDVKCPGCFTITTVFSHAQTVVICAGCSTVLCQPTGGKARLTEGCSFRRK
- a CDS encoding uncharacterized protein (ID:PFLUO_000690-T1.cds;~source:funannotate), which gives rise to MSTEQLSVNIEKIDGQMKELIDAFEAHPQIQPPNTHPTLYFLLDFIRNTHRMLQGIDADKLASGDQAARDAVQEVVGRNQFANLLINDTTGKLALMTGSDPANPVDVGSDIKSKAGALTET
- a CDS encoding uncharacterized protein (ID:PFLUO_000691-T1.cds;~source:funannotate), which codes for MAPSAQPSSARQPLKLLMLHGYTQSGPLFHAKSRALVKHIQKAFPTHDVNAVYPTGPLRLDPADIPGHDPSSNKAEEDRIEAYGWWRRSNTADPPLYQGMEEGLAAVAKVLSEEGPFDGVIGFSQGAAMAGMVVALLEPGRKEAFAHFAADQGLGMPFPESFDPNTLQHPPVKFALCYSGFRAPGDRYRGFYERPPILTPILHVLGSLDAVVEESRSRALVDACSGDPEKDGRVVWHPGGHFLPSQRPYLDAAVRFIREELDRSTGSADKKNEEEDVNDMDVPF
- a CDS encoding uncharacterized protein (ID:PFLUO_000692-T1.cds;~source:funannotate), which translates into the protein MSDGTIKKADKDFTKDADKLIPEAEALAKTDVQGAIDKLLALEKQTRQASDLATTSRLLIAIVTISKESGDWSLLNDQVLLLSKKHAQLKQATTKMVQAVMGFLDETPNIDVKLTVIETLRTVTEGKIFVEVERARVTRILSNIKKTQGDLNSAADILCELQVETFGSMSRREKTEFILEQVALCIERGDWTQAQILSRKVNKRYFSRKQKKTPEQIEKLKKEAEEREKTRGPDEPPMEVDDDVTDLKLRYYDQQITLANHDYKYLEVCKNYREVLDTEAVENKPEQLRAALARVVYYIVLSPYDNEQSDLLHRIQQDSRLSQVPVEARLVKLFTVPELMRWPMVAEQFGPHLCSTDVFDAEAKQSAENDAHRRWQDLRKRVIEHNVRVVAKYYTRIQMGRLTQLLDLTEEETEKYISELVTSKTIYAKIDRPARLVNFAKPSDADDVLNGWSSDMKSLLGLLERIDHLITKEEMMARILPTREKTKAR
- a CDS encoding uncharacterized protein (ID:PFLUO_000693-T1.cds;~source:funannotate) yields the protein MKDASNDTAQFAPLMAAWNTENQVHLIVGANPLAAARCAKSLEAGAKPIVIAPETVDMHFTLSEHISRGAAQWVRRGFHDDDLTSLGREEVDQVVDVVFVTLGSNHPLSTHISKLCHRLRIPVNVSDAPELCSFTLLSTYSDGPLHVGITTSGRGCKLASRLRREIAAFLPSNLGVTIDRLGAVRRRLWEEDSAAGLGDVSFEGDEDDSTGQKHTFNTLVTEDDVAAAKTRRMRWLSQICEYWPLRKLVSITDADIEAILKAYSSSRDNNVKDINGIETPSRKGKIVLAGSGPGHPDLLTRATYHAIQNADIILADKLVPAPVLDLIPRRTKVHIARKFPGNADQAQEEFLQMGLAALQEGKQVLRLKQGDPYLYGRGAEEFDFFRGEGYIPTVLPGITSAMSASLFADIPATHRGVSDQVLVCTGTGRKGAAPDPPTYVPTQTVVFLMALHRLSALVEALTTLSGDESSSSSRTLWPKETPCAIVERASCPDQRVIRSTLEHVCMAFEAAGSRPPGLLVVGASCHVLHDPQAQKWVIEEGFHGLDDLRGEAEAATTAVGETE
- a CDS encoding uncharacterized protein (ID:PFLUO_000694-T1.cds;~source:funannotate), translated to MSTSKPKTPYFSNGQALQSPPLTVRASRFAESVYNFLGLYVVSFFSRHRVPGGVVGARARVPGGLEEAAEAVVAALGRAQDPGDVLGAWMMFGDRSVGAVGEEDGW
- a CDS encoding uncharacterized protein (ID:PFLUO_000695-T1.cds;~source:funannotate), which encodes MAEPPANDAEWAAQINQMKEWLPDKPVAHTTIPLSVHRTIDHTLLKLPIELSQIDTLCAEAREHDFATVCVRLEHVARAAENLKDTPGTEVACVVGFPEGTHRTADKVREATEAVTNGASELDMVINYPLIREGKYTAVWEDIVAVRKAAPRPIRLKTIIEAGQLSKDEQIAATIVCCLAGADFVKTSTGFSGGGASVQSVTQMRIVADLCGRDCKVKASGGVRTAEDCIRMLKAGAERIGTSAGVQIMTALNEGEVLEQGASHAVY